In Sporocytophaga myxococcoides DSM 11118, the following are encoded in one genomic region:
- the plsY gene encoding glycerol-3-phosphate 1-O-acyltransferase PlsY, whose protein sequence is MSILFITIGIVFAYLIGSLPTAIWYGKAFFGLDVRDFGSGNAGATNTFRVMGKRAGIIVMLVDILKGWTATNSAFFLAYYNLIDHQDLVLYKLFFGLAAVAGHIFPVYERFKGGKGVATLLGMILSIQSEAALLCILVFLVVFLIFKYVSLGSMTSALAFPILLCLPRFSPNQPIVVLFAFAIFALVVITHQKNIVRLLHGEENKAKIRIRRR, encoded by the coding sequence ATGAGCATATTATTTATAACAATCGGAATTGTTTTTGCCTACCTGATAGGGTCACTTCCTACAGCAATATGGTATGGTAAAGCTTTCTTTGGTCTGGATGTGAGGGATTTCGGAAGCGGAAACGCAGGAGCAACAAATACGTTCAGGGTAATGGGGAAAAGAGCTGGCATTATTGTTATGCTGGTGGATATATTAAAAGGATGGACTGCAACCAACAGTGCATTTTTTCTTGCATATTATAATTTGATCGATCATCAGGACCTTGTCTTATACAAGCTTTTTTTCGGATTGGCGGCAGTGGCAGGACATATTTTTCCTGTTTATGAAAGATTTAAAGGAGGAAAAGGTGTTGCGACGCTTTTGGGAATGATATTATCTATACAATCTGAAGCTGCTCTTCTTTGCATTTTGGTATTTCTGGTTGTATTTCTGATATTTAAATACGTATCTCTTGGCTCTATGACCTCGGCATTGGCATTCCCTATTTTGTTATGCCTTCCAAGGTTTAGCCCAAATCAGCCCATTGTAGTACTTTTTGCTTTTGCAATTTTTGCTTTGGTTGTTATCACTCACCAGAAAAATATTGTCCGTCTTCTTCACGGTGAGGAGAATAAAGCAAAAATCAGAATCAGAAGGCGTTAA
- a CDS encoding anhydro-N-acetylmuramic acid kinase — translation MKNTYIVAGLMSGTSLDGLDIAVCKFELKENKWSYEILEAITFEYDEARRNNLKNVMKGSAESLARLDFEFGYFQGDAVKNFLNKINLSVDFISSHGHTIFHQPENRFTTQIGNGAAVAAASNLPVVCDFRSLDVALRGQGAPLVPIGDKLLFKEFDFCLNLGGIANISYDDNSGKRIAFDICPANMVLNLLAAHKRLLFDKGGALARAGTANKKLLEALSEIDYYSQPIPKSLGKEHVDNLFIPLIENTKDSIENLLNTFCHHIAEKVTDIIKKNKISENNKVLITGGGAFNEFLVELFQEKSGNGIEFIVPEPKIVSFKEALIFAFLGTLRWRNEVNSLSSVTGSMKDNCGGAIYLAP, via the coding sequence ATGAAAAATACCTATATCGTTGCAGGACTCATGTCCGGAACATCTCTCGACGGACTGGATATCGCCGTTTGTAAATTTGAACTTAAAGAGAATAAATGGAGCTATGAAATACTGGAAGCTATAACTTTCGAATATGACGAAGCACGCAGAAACAATTTGAAAAATGTGATGAAAGGCTCTGCAGAAAGTCTTGCCAGGCTGGATTTTGAATTTGGATATTTTCAGGGAGATGCAGTAAAAAACTTTCTTAATAAAATAAATCTATCTGTTGATTTTATTTCTTCCCACGGCCATACAATTTTTCATCAGCCAGAAAATAGATTTACCACTCAGATTGGAAATGGCGCTGCAGTTGCGGCGGCAAGCAATCTTCCTGTAGTCTGTGATTTCAGATCATTGGATGTAGCGCTCAGGGGGCAGGGAGCGCCTTTAGTTCCGATTGGAGATAAATTATTATTTAAAGAATTTGACTTTTGTCTGAATCTTGGTGGCATTGCAAATATCTCCTACGACGACAATTCTGGCAAAAGAATCGCCTTTGATATCTGCCCTGCAAATATGGTCTTAAATTTATTGGCAGCACATAAGCGGCTTTTATTTGATAAAGGAGGAGCTTTGGCTAGGGCAGGTACCGCCAACAAGAAACTTCTGGAAGCTCTTTCCGAAATTGATTACTATTCTCAACCTATTCCAAAATCCCTTGGAAAAGAACATGTTGACAATCTTTTTATTCCTTTGATAGAAAACACAAAAGACAGCATTGAAAATTTGCTAAACACCTTTTGCCATCATATTGCAGAAAAAGTAACCGACATTATTAAAAAGAATAAAATTTCAGAAAATAACAAGGTTCTAATTACCGGAGGGGGAGCTTTTAATGAATTCCTTGTTGAGCTTTTTCAGGAAAAGTCTGGAAATGGAATTGAATTTATTGTTCCTGAACCTAAAATAGTCTCATTCAAAGAGGCTTTAATATTTGCCTTTTTAGGAACCCTGAGATGGAGAAATGAAGTGAACAGTTTGAGCTCAGTAACAGGCTCTATGAAGGATAATTGTGGGGGGGCCATTTATTTGGCCCCATAA
- a CDS encoding type III pantothenate kinase translates to MNLVIDSGNTLIKLGLFENGILEKVFTTNDYNQLARIISGFDIERSIISSVRKDQDIIKEKISFKVNPLLLSSELQFPFKNNYETPQTLGPDRIAGIAGAYHLYPGKSNLVIDAGTCITYDFIDREKNYYGGAISPGISIRFKALNTFTAGLPLVEKEENISFIGKSSKGSILSGVLNGATAEIQGMIGEFKKNDQELNVIMCGGDARFFERRLKEAIFVVPDLVLIGLNSILEYNERFL, encoded by the coding sequence ATGAACCTGGTTATTGATTCTGGCAATACATTAATAAAACTCGGATTATTTGAAAATGGTATTCTTGAAAAAGTTTTTACTACGAATGATTATAATCAACTGGCAAGAATAATTTCGGGATTTGATATAGAAAGATCAATTATAAGTAGTGTAAGGAAAGATCAGGACATAATTAAAGAGAAAATTTCATTTAAAGTAAATCCTCTTTTGCTAAGTTCCGAACTTCAGTTCCCTTTTAAAAATAATTATGAAACTCCTCAAACTCTTGGACCTGATAGAATTGCGGGCATTGCAGGAGCTTATCATCTATATCCCGGAAAATCCAATCTGGTTATTGATGCTGGCACTTGTATTACCTATGATTTTATTGATAGAGAAAAAAATTATTATGGAGGAGCAATTTCTCCTGGAATATCCATACGATTTAAGGCGTTAAATACGTTTACAGCAGGCTTACCCCTGGTAGAGAAAGAAGAAAATATTTCCTTTATCGGAAAAAGTTCAAAGGGATCTATTCTGAGTGGAGTTTTAAATGGCGCTACTGCCGAAATTCAAGGCATGATTGGGGAGTTTAAAAAAAATGATCAGGAATTGAATGTAATAATGTGTGGTGGTGATGCAAGATTTTTTGAAAGAAGATTAAAAGAAGCCATCTTTGTGGTTCCCGATTTGGTTTTAATTGGGTTAAATAGCATTTTGGAATATAATGAGAGATTTTTATAG
- the lptC gene encoding LPS export ABC transporter periplasmic protein LptC: protein MRKVFLFLTATIIFFSCQKVKTYEQLKPYDGPVMEVNDIETIYSDSSVVRVRLKAPKELELQNGDRLFPKGVFIEFFDKNGVKTSTLKGNSGKLEKERNLYNVKGAVEIKSIEQKKKMNSEELFWDPGKDEVYCDTNTFVTITTPTEILMGKGLKTNQNFTSYKILHPTGVIDVTE, encoded by the coding sequence ATGAGAAAAGTCTTTTTATTTTTAACAGCCACAATAATTTTCTTTTCCTGTCAAAAGGTTAAAACCTATGAACAGCTAAAGCCTTATGATGGTCCGGTAATGGAAGTGAATGATATAGAAACAATTTATTCAGATTCCTCGGTCGTAAGGGTAAGATTAAAAGCCCCCAAAGAATTAGAATTACAAAATGGAGATAGGTTGTTTCCAAAAGGGGTATTTATTGAATTTTTTGACAAAAATGGCGTTAAAACGTCTACGTTGAAAGGAAATTCAGGGAAACTGGAAAAGGAAAGGAACCTTTACAATGTTAAAGGAGCCGTCGAAATTAAAAGTATAGAGCAGAAGAAGAAAATGAATAGTGAAGAATTATTCTGGGATCCAGGTAAGGATGAAGTTTACTGTGATACAAATACTTTTGTAACTATTACGACACCTACAGAAATCCTGATGGGAAAGGGCCTTAAAACAAATCAGAATTTTACCTCCTATAAAATTTTGCATCCTACAGGAGTTATTGACGTGACTGAATAA